Part of the Dehalococcoidia bacterium genome is shown below.
GTCTGCTTATGCCTGTGGTTCTCTCTGAACATCCCTTCACCTCAAGTCGAATAGCCTCAACTTGAGTCTATCGCATCCCAATATCAGCTTCAATACCAAGGCGCTACCTTTTTGCAGGAACGCCAAGCATGGTTCTCTTGATATAGTCTGCCACCAGTCTATCAGCGATGTCCTGCATTTCATCAGACTTCACCTGGTCCATGGCTTTCTCATAAGCCTCTATCTGTGATTGTATTGCGTCTCGACAGATTTTGGAAAAGTTGTGGGTGCTTTTGAGAGGCTTGAATCTCTCAATCAGTTCATCTGGAACAAGGATTCCTAAACGCATTTGTTACTCTCCGGCTGCAAGTGAGTCTGTAATGCATAAGACGCTTATGTGCATAATGACCTGGTCCAACCATGATGGACAGTTGCCCATGTGTTTTCCCGATAACTCAACTGGAATCGTTGTTAGAATCACTATCTACTCAATCCTTAAGGAAGCATCATTCAGTAAGCTCTGATTAGGTCCTGATCAACCCCCAGACCACCAATCTTAAATAGTGTAAGGGCGACCTTGTGAGTCGCCCTTACAGGGGACATCCTTTGACAAGCCTGTCCTGAGCGACATTGCAAGTCGCTTGGGCAGGGGGCACCACCCCAACTCCCGGCAGAATTCCTCCGGCAAAGGAATTTAGGAGGTGATATCTGCAAGCTGCAGAAACGTGTTGTGCAGCCTCTCCGCAAGGACCTCGGTCAAGCCCACATATAAGGCATAGGCCAAGGCAGGATTCTTGCGGTGCAATTTGCGCAGGTCCTGTCCGTTGAAAACCAGCATCTTGGTTTTCTCTACAGCGGTTATGGTGGAGCGGTAACGATATGGCGGCACCAGCGCCGACCAGCCAACGACTTCATAACGGGAAGCGGTTTGAATCTTTCGCTCGTGGCCCCTTCCCAGGTCGATGCTGATGGATACCAGTCCCTCTCCAATAACATAGAACTTCTTCGCCTCGGCTCCCGCCATTTCAATGATCTTCCCGGCTTCATACTCGACCTGGGTACAAAGACCAGCCAGAGCCTGAATCTGGTCATCTGTAGCCATCGGTAATGAAACAGACTTGGTCCAGCGTTCCGCTGCCTTTCTCAAGACTTCAATTTTGTCCACTCTCTTCCCTCCTATTTGTGTTGCCAGGGTATTTGCTCGTCTCCGAGTTAAATTTCCTCTCCCAAATCTTTGAGCTGCTGGTAGGAAAAGACCGGGCCATCGAAGCATACATACTTCTCACCGATGTTGCAATGGCCGCATTTCCCCAGACCGCATTCCATCCTTCTTTCCATGGTAGTGATGATGCGATCTCCCTTGAACCCCATCTTCAGCAAGTCCAGAATCACGAAGTGGATCATGATGGGCGGTCCGCAAACAAACGCCACGGTATTGGCCAGGTCTATCTCGATTTTGGGCAAGAGCGAACCGACGACTCCGATATTTCCCTTCCAGTCATTTGCGGGATTGGTGTCAACCGTCATCAGCACTTCGCTGTTGGGCACCTTTTCCCATTTGGCCAGATCGTCCATAAAGCAGAGCATCTTGGGATAGCGGCAACCGTAAAGGATGCTGATTTTCTTGAACTTCTCTCTTTCTGCAAACATCTGGTTGATATTGGAACGAAGCGGTGCCAAACCGATGCCGCCGGCTACGTAAAGGATATTCTTACCAGTAACCTCATCGAAAGGAAACGTGTTGCCATAAGGGCCTCTGAAGCCGATGACATCGCCGACTTTCTTGGCATGCATGGCGCGGGAAACCTTGCCGACCCCTGCCACGCTGAGCTCTAGGTAACCTTTCATAGCGGGCGAGGAAGTGATGGAGATCGGGGCTTCCCCAACTCCGAATA
Proteins encoded:
- a CDS encoding cyclic nucleotide-binding domain-containing protein produces the protein MDKIEVLRKAAERWTKSVSLPMATDDQIQALAGLCTQVEYEAGKIIEMAGAEAKKFYVIGEGLVSISIDLGRGHERKIQTASRYEVVGWSALVPPYRYRSTITAVEKTKMLVFNGQDLRKLHRKNPALAYALYVGLTEVLAERLHNTFLQLADITS
- a CDS encoding FAD/NAD(P)-binding protein, producing the protein MTNNIYAPHLMTIKKMRDEAENIKTFTLEFNNPALKESFAYRPGQFGEVTIFGVGEAPISITSSPAMKGYLELSVAGVGKVSRAMHAKKVGDVIGFRGPYGNTFPFDEVTGKNILYVAGGIGLAPLRSNINQMFAEREKFKKISILYGCRYPKMLCFMDDLAKWEKVPNSEVLMTVDTNPANDWKGNIGVVGSLLPKIEIDLANTVAFVCGPPIMIHFVILDLLKMGFKGDRIITTMERRMECGLGKCGHCNIGEKYVCFDGPVFSYQQLKDLGEEI